The Clostridia bacterium genome window below encodes:
- a CDS encoding RidA family protein, which yields MQKNIINTKKAPSAIGPYSQGVKVGNFIFTSGQIPIDPATGELVEGDIQEQTKRSLQNVKEILEAAGATLGDVIKVTVFISDMNDFAKINQVYGEFFGSNKPARSCVEVARLPKDVGVEIETIAVIG from the coding sequence ATGCAAAAGAATATTATAAATACAAAAAAAGCACCATCGGCTATAGGTCCATACTCTCAGGGAGTAAAGGTTGGTAATTTTATATTCACATCTGGTCAGATTCCTATTGATCCTGCTACAGGAGAACTGGTGGAAGGTGATATTCAAGAACAGACCAAGAGGAGTTTACAAAATGTAAAGGAAATTTTGGAAGCTGCAGGGGCTACCCTTGGAGATGTAATAAAGGTTACAGTTTTTATCAGTGATATGAATGATTTTGCAAAGATAAATCAGGTTTATGGAGAGTTTTTTGGCTCAAATAAGCCTGCCAGGTCATGTGTAGAAGTGGCAAGATTGCCTAAAGATGTAGGTGTGGAAATAGAAACTATAGCAGTAATTGGATAA
- a CDS encoding FadR/GntR family transcriptional regulator has translation MNMEPVKKMNVHSTAAEIIEDYIKSNDLKSGDKLPSERKLAQMLSIGRSSLREALRKLETVNLVQVENGRGAFVKNPNATIKGINMQLAIEKPNLLQLFQVREVLEGLAIELAIENATNEEIENMEQIMDEIDAKLEDKINPNMEDEQFHRAIYYASKNDVLITILESMTDYFNKLWHSPLGDYSILIDSMPLHRPLLEAIKNRDKKKAIRIFKRLIRFDIKTILEYENK, from the coding sequence ATGAATATGGAACCTGTAAAAAAAATGAATGTACATTCTACCGCTGCTGAGATTATTGAGGATTACATCAAATCCAACGATCTAAAAAGCGGTGATAAACTTCCTTCAGAGAGAAAACTAGCTCAGATGCTTTCGATAGGGAGATCTTCTTTGAGGGAAGCCTTAAGAAAGCTTGAAACAGTGAATTTAGTTCAAGTTGAAAATGGAAGAGGGGCATTTGTGAAAAACCCAAACGCTACCATTAAAGGGATAAACATGCAGTTAGCAATTGAAAAACCTAATCTATTGCAGCTCTTCCAGGTGAGAGAAGTACTGGAAGGTCTGGCAATAGAGTTAGCAATAGAAAATGCCACAAATGAAGAGATTGAAAATATGGAACAAATAATGGATGAAATAGATGCGAAGTTGGAAGACAAGATAAACCCTAATATGGAGGACGAACAATTTCACAGAGCTATATATTATGCAAGCAAAAACGATGTTTTGATAACTATTCTTGAATCCATGACCGACTATTTCAATAAATTATGGCATTCGCCTTTAGGGGACTATTCTATATTGATCGATTCCATGCCATTACATAGGCCTCTGCTTGAAGCTATAAAGAATAGGGACAAGAAGAAAGCCATTAGAATCTTCAAGAGATTGATAAGATTTGATATTAAAACAATACTGGAATACGAAAACAAGTAG